From Pandoraea vervacti, the proteins below share one genomic window:
- a CDS encoding sensor domain-containing diguanylate cyclase → MEFVTKEVLASCMELLLDAVFLVNRGGTLVYVSPACEAILGYSSQELMGRSMIDFVAKEDRERTIEESKLVMAGRARIGFENRYIHKDGHYVHIMWSARWSEEHGLRIGVARDVSARKRAEALQRATYSISEAAHDAADIRSLCKAVHDTLGSLFPIEAIVVATCDADVRAWDKAYQYRESAEVPLVDWAQAAQLSTQATDAQVPLWRLIDTVPGDTSANAPARIHAVPLSLDGHVEAARHALAILPMHTARRAVGTLMIYGPVRALQAEAAQRLLAFVCDQTALAIERKQLIDDLYNAARFDELTGLPNRRTFSEYAGDVVRRAQRTNGKLALLFADVDGFKDVNDSLGHAAGDMVLKEIGRRMQVGVTDCGFAARHAGDEFVAIVQDAEMVDRIDFALTRLRAEIEQVIAVDGAQVAVRVSFGVAVFPDDGESMSELIRVADQRMYANKAARKSGGASFLERLL, encoded by the coding sequence ATGGAATTCGTAACAAAAGAGGTCCTGGCCAGTTGCATGGAGTTGCTGCTGGACGCCGTATTTCTCGTCAATCGGGGCGGCACGCTTGTGTATGTGAGTCCGGCCTGTGAGGCGATTCTCGGGTATTCGTCGCAAGAGTTGATGGGCCGCTCGATGATCGATTTCGTGGCGAAGGAAGACCGAGAACGCACCATCGAAGAATCGAAGCTCGTCATGGCGGGGCGCGCTCGAATCGGCTTTGAGAACCGATACATCCACAAGGACGGGCACTACGTCCATATCATGTGGTCGGCCCGCTGGTCCGAGGAGCACGGCCTGCGTATCGGCGTCGCGCGCGACGTCTCGGCCCGAAAACGCGCCGAAGCGCTCCAGCGCGCCACTTATTCCATCTCCGAAGCGGCACACGACGCTGCCGACATCCGCTCGCTTTGCAAGGCCGTTCACGATACGTTGGGTTCGCTGTTTCCCATCGAGGCCATCGTCGTGGCGACGTGCGATGCCGATGTGCGGGCCTGGGACAAGGCATATCAGTATCGCGAGAGTGCCGAGGTGCCGTTGGTCGACTGGGCGCAGGCAGCACAACTGTCGACGCAGGCCACGGATGCACAGGTGCCGCTCTGGCGCTTGATCGACACCGTGCCGGGCGACACCTCGGCGAACGCGCCTGCACGCATACATGCGGTGCCGCTTTCGCTGGACGGTCACGTCGAGGCGGCAAGGCATGCGCTTGCCATATTGCCGATGCACACCGCGCGGCGTGCCGTGGGCACGCTCATGATCTACGGTCCGGTCAGGGCATTGCAGGCCGAGGCCGCGCAACGGTTGCTGGCGTTCGTGTGCGATCAGACCGCGCTGGCCATCGAGCGCAAGCAACTGATCGACGACCTCTACAACGCGGCCCGTTTCGATGAGCTCACGGGATTGCCGAATCGCCGCACCTTCAGCGAATATGCGGGCGACGTCGTGCGTCGCGCACAGCGCACCAATGGCAAGCTGGCCTTGCTCTTTGCCGACGTCGACGGCTTCAAGGACGTGAACGACAGTCTGGGACACGCCGCCGGCGACATGGTGCTCAAGGAAATCGGACGTCGGATGCAGGTCGGTGTGACCGACTGCGGTTTTGCGGCGCGCCACGCCGGCGACGAATTCGTCGCCATCGTTCAGGACGCGGAGATGGTCGATCGGATCGACTTTGCGCTCACGCGTCTTCGCGCGGAAATCGAGCAAGTCATCGCCGTCGACGGCGCTCAGGTGGCCGTGCGAGTGAGTTTCGGTGTGGCGGTGTTTCCGGACGACGGCGAATCGATGAGTGAGCTCATTCGCGTTGCCGATCAACGCATGTACGCTAACAAGGCCGCGCGCAAGTCCGGTGGCGCGAGCTTTCTGGAGCGACTTCTGTAA
- a CDS encoding VTT domain-containing protein: MRDPGSGHVPDNVLDNESENVPEQTATLLKEGRNCWRIAPAARMRMLVDGDAYFSALREALRSARHTVFILGWDIDSRMRLTPNGPDDGLPPGLRDFLDALVRRRKTLRIYCLSWDFAMLYALEREWLPSVKLDWKTHRRLCFRLDGRHPTGASHHQKVVVIDQRLAFVGGLDLTRNRWDTSAHAPDEPARRDPSGHVYAPFHDVQALVDGQAAQALAEMAEDRWHRATGMHVALRLRSERDAPYAPLDPWPVSVAPDMTDIDVAISRTAPAFEGRPAVQEIEALYLDAIASARHRLYFENQYFTAKCIGDALAQRLTSQDCPDIAVVSRRAESGWLQEQSMGVLRARLYRRLREVDPRARFRLYCPEVPGVAPACVNVHSKVMVVDDALLVIGSANLNNRSMALDTECNLAVAANGDARIAAGIARARNRLLAEHLDVTDAAVASALSRDMGLHDAIGTLRRDGERTLTAFTPELKDADDAASPGAVVLDPMEPIDFENVMGTFIETEARPLLAGRIIALVSLLLVLAGMALAWRYTPLREWADLPRVMRAVERIRLMPLAPLMIMAVYVAGTLVMVPVTVLIVVTVVVFGPVAGAAYALAGTSLGAITGYGVGRTLGRDAVQRFGGQRLNALSRQIGNHGLLAMIVLRLMPIAPFTLVNLVVGASRIRLRDCLLGTFIGMLPGILIAAALVDRVAALAQRPSGLTVALLGAVLVLPGMGVVALRRRIRRMDDEDASRDSSKGQAPADAVMTHEEVVSRELTVASYNVHGCVGTDGQHSPDRIARVLDEIDADIVALQEIEASDADVGTLARMATARDMHFIPGPTLKRGDVDYGNAIMTRFAPVALRHIDLSVPGREPRAAIDATLAWQDAHGRDVQLRVIATHLGLRPRERREQVQRLLECLANQPGAATVLMGDVNEWCLWGRPLRWLHRFFERAPHVATFPSRWPLLALDRIWTSPRAHLGTVRAHATPLARRASDHLPLVSVLRTTVPVQRASGTAGNPVSASSDKEAVAPGRCVDRLG, encoded by the coding sequence GTGCGGGATCCCGGATCGGGGCATGTACCGGATAACGTACTGGATAACGAATCCGAGAACGTGCCCGAGCAGACAGCGACGCTGCTCAAGGAGGGACGGAACTGCTGGCGGATCGCGCCCGCGGCGCGCATGCGCATGCTGGTGGACGGCGACGCATACTTCAGTGCACTTCGCGAAGCCTTGCGCTCGGCACGCCATACCGTGTTCATCCTGGGCTGGGACATCGACAGCCGCATGCGGCTCACGCCCAACGGCCCGGACGACGGTTTGCCGCCCGGTCTGCGCGATTTTCTCGATGCGCTGGTCCGACGCCGCAAAACGCTGCGGATCTACTGCCTGAGCTGGGACTTCGCGATGCTCTACGCACTCGAGCGCGAATGGTTGCCCTCGGTGAAGCTCGACTGGAAGACGCACCGGCGCCTGTGTTTCCGGCTCGATGGCCGTCATCCGACCGGGGCGTCTCATCATCAGAAGGTTGTTGTCATCGATCAGCGGCTGGCGTTCGTGGGAGGGCTTGATCTCACGCGCAACCGCTGGGACACATCGGCCCACGCCCCCGATGAGCCCGCGCGACGCGACCCCTCGGGGCATGTCTACGCGCCATTCCACGACGTGCAGGCCCTGGTCGACGGCCAGGCTGCGCAGGCGCTGGCTGAAATGGCCGAGGACCGTTGGCATCGCGCGACGGGCATGCATGTCGCCCTGCGCCTGCGCAGCGAGCGCGACGCGCCTTACGCGCCGCTGGACCCCTGGCCCGTTTCGGTTGCCCCCGATATGACGGACATCGACGTGGCCATTTCGCGTACCGCGCCGGCATTCGAAGGGCGCCCGGCGGTGCAGGAAATCGAGGCGCTTTACCTCGACGCGATTGCCAGCGCCCGCCACCGGCTCTATTTCGAAAATCAGTACTTCACTGCCAAGTGCATTGGCGACGCGCTGGCCCAGCGCCTGACGTCACAGGATTGCCCGGATATCGCCGTGGTGTCGCGTCGCGCGGAGTCCGGCTGGTTGCAGGAGCAGAGCATGGGGGTGCTGCGCGCGCGGCTATATCGTCGCTTGCGCGAAGTGGACCCGCGCGCGCGCTTCCGACTGTACTGCCCGGAAGTGCCGGGCGTGGCGCCCGCTTGCGTGAACGTCCACAGCAAGGTGATGGTCGTGGACGATGCCTTGCTCGTCATCGGTTCGGCGAACCTCAACAATCGCTCGATGGCGCTCGATACCGAGTGCAACCTCGCCGTTGCCGCGAACGGCGACGCGCGCATCGCGGCGGGTATCGCCCGCGCTCGCAACCGCTTGCTGGCGGAGCATCTCGACGTGACCGATGCGGCTGTCGCGTCGGCGTTGTCGCGCGACATGGGGCTGCATGACGCGATCGGCACATTGCGCCGCGACGGCGAGAGAACCCTCACTGCCTTCACCCCGGAGCTCAAGGACGCGGATGACGCTGCGTCGCCCGGCGCCGTGGTGCTCGACCCGATGGAGCCGATCGATTTCGAGAACGTGATGGGAACGTTCATCGAGACGGAAGCGCGACCGCTTCTGGCCGGACGCATTATCGCGCTCGTGTCGTTGCTCCTCGTTCTGGCAGGGATGGCGCTGGCATGGCGTTACACGCCGCTGCGCGAGTGGGCCGACTTGCCTCGTGTTATGCGCGCCGTCGAGCGCATTCGGCTGATGCCGCTCGCGCCGCTGATGATCATGGCGGTGTATGTGGCGGGAACGCTGGTCATGGTGCCGGTAACGGTGCTGATCGTTGTCACTGTTGTGGTGTTCGGTCCCGTCGCGGGCGCCGCCTATGCGCTGGCGGGCACGTCGCTTGGCGCGATCACGGGCTATGGCGTTGGGCGAACCCTGGGGCGCGACGCGGTGCAGCGTTTCGGCGGGCAACGGCTCAATGCCCTGAGCCGGCAGATCGGCAACCACGGCTTGCTTGCGATGATCGTGTTGCGCCTGATGCCCATTGCGCCATTCACGCTGGTGAATCTTGTCGTGGGCGCGTCACGCATTCGTTTGCGGGACTGCCTGCTGGGCACGTTCATCGGCATGTTGCCCGGCATTCTGATTGCCGCCGCGCTGGTGGACCGGGTCGCGGCGCTCGCGCAGCGGCCGAGCGGATTGACCGTAGCACTGCTGGGCGCCGTGCTCGTGTTGCCGGGCATGGGCGTGGTCGCATTGCGACGCCGGATACGACGCATGGACGACGAGGATGCTTCACGCGATTCATCGAAAGGGCAGGCGCCGGCAGACGCTGTCATGACGCATGAGGAAGTCGTCAGCCGTGAGCTCACGGTTGCCAGTTACAACGTGCATGGTTGCGTCGGGACGGATGGCCAGCATTCGCCGGATCGCATTGCGCGCGTGCTGGACGAGATCGACGCCGATATCGTCGCTTTGCAGGAAATCGAAGCGAGCGATGCGGACGTCGGCACGCTTGCCCGAATGGCGACGGCGCGCGACATGCACTTCATTCCGGGGCCCACGCTCAAACGCGGCGACGTCGATTACGGCAACGCCATCATGACGCGTTTTGCGCCGGTGGCGTTGCGTCATATCGACCTGAGCGTGCCGGGTCGCGAGCCCCGTGCGGCCATCGATGCGACACTCGCATGGCAGGACGCCCATGGCCGCGACGTGCAGTTGCGGGTGATCGCAACGCATCTGGGGCTGCGTCCCCGAGAGCGGCGTGAGCAGGTGCAACGCCTGCTGGAGTGTCTGGCGAATCAACCGGGTGCGGCCACGGTGTTGATGGGCGACGTCAACGAGTGGTGTTTGTGGGGCCGCCCGCTGCGCTGGCTGCATCGATTCTTCGAGCGGGCGCCGCATGTGGCGACGTTCCCATCGCGCTGGCCGCTGTTGGCGCTCGACCGGATCTGGACTTCGCCCAGAGCGCACCTCGGTACAGTGCGTGCGCACGCGACGCCGCTGGCGCGACGCGCGTCCGACCATCTGCCGCTGGTCTCGGTGCTGCGCACGACGGTGCCGGTACAGCGCGCGTCAGGCACCGCGGGCAACCCCGTCAGCGCTTCGAGCGATAAGGAAGCGGTGGCGCCAGGGCGTTGCGTCGACCGTCTCGGATAA
- a CDS encoding amidase, giving the protein MVDRREFLRISGHLAGTAMLTGTALRAHAAADPSYLSATALVAQFRRGQLSPVDVLDAQIRRIETLNDKVNCITVKHYEDARAAAHDAAARYRRGNARPLEGLTVAVKDEYAVNGWRTTMGSTLLKDVPPAQDDGPIAARLRAAGAIFHIQTTVPEFYVWMTTATRLWGVTRNPWNLAYTPGGSSGGSGAALAAGFTTLALGSDMGGSIRVPASQCGLYGFKPPFGRIPTSEVPYETDGPMARTFDDMNLLTDVMVGPHPLVHSSVRPRLRYPARYESVSGWKVAYDPMPHMTALDPTVTRAMAQAIAALRQAGVTVDTVDVGFNADDLDTYMAGLMSTSMGGMMTEAMKHPEQLMPYTRAVFEKMQGKAGPEALVHTEELLNEYQRRVQETVFLKGYRALLTPTLGTPLVPAEHGMQPDIDSAKIGDQQVTGLKFALTWVWNMLGLYPVVSVPAGLGPGHMPIGMQIIANTLDDLTAFQLASAYSRAASPLYVGNRLPDFRNEQV; this is encoded by the coding sequence ATGGTCGACCGACGAGAATTTCTTCGAATTTCCGGACACCTCGCAGGCACGGCGATGCTGACCGGCACAGCGCTTCGTGCGCATGCGGCGGCCGATCCGTCCTATCTGAGCGCGACGGCACTGGTCGCTCAATTCCGTCGCGGGCAGCTCTCGCCCGTCGACGTGCTCGACGCCCAGATCCGGCGTATCGAGACATTGAACGACAAAGTCAACTGCATCACGGTGAAGCACTACGAAGACGCACGCGCGGCAGCCCATGACGCGGCGGCGCGTTATCGCCGCGGCAACGCCCGCCCGCTCGAAGGGCTCACGGTGGCCGTCAAGGACGAATATGCGGTGAACGGCTGGCGCACGACCATGGGCTCGACCTTGCTCAAGGACGTGCCGCCCGCCCAGGACGACGGGCCGATCGCCGCGCGGCTGCGCGCCGCCGGCGCGATCTTCCACATTCAGACCACGGTGCCGGAATTCTACGTATGGATGACGACCGCCACCCGGCTGTGGGGTGTGACGCGCAACCCATGGAATCTGGCGTACACGCCGGGCGGCTCTTCCGGCGGCTCGGGCGCGGCGCTGGCAGCGGGATTCACGACGCTGGCGCTCGGCTCCGACATGGGGGGATCGATCCGCGTGCCGGCGTCGCAATGCGGCCTTTACGGCTTCAAGCCGCCCTTTGGCAGAATCCCGACGAGCGAAGTGCCCTATGAGACAGACGGGCCGATGGCGCGCACCTTCGACGACATGAATCTGCTCACCGATGTCATGGTCGGCCCGCACCCGCTCGTGCATAGTTCGGTGCGCCCTCGCCTGCGTTATCCGGCGCGATACGAAAGCGTGTCGGGCTGGAAGGTTGCCTACGACCCGATGCCGCATATGACGGCGCTCGACCCTACCGTCACCCGCGCAATGGCGCAGGCGATTGCCGCGCTGCGACAGGCCGGTGTGACGGTCGACACCGTGGATGTCGGCTTCAATGCCGACGACCTCGACACCTACATGGCCGGCCTGATGTCGACAAGCATGGGCGGCATGATGACCGAGGCGATGAAGCACCCCGAGCAACTCATGCCGTACACGCGGGCCGTATTCGAAAAAATGCAGGGCAAAGCGGGGCCGGAAGCGCTGGTGCACACCGAGGAATTGCTCAACGAATATCAGCGCCGGGTGCAGGAAACCGTCTTCCTCAAAGGCTATCGGGCGCTGCTCACGCCGACGTTGGGCACGCCGCTCGTTCCCGCCGAACACGGCATGCAGCCAGACATCGACTCGGCCAAGATCGGCGACCAACAGGTCACCGGCCTGAAGTTCGCGCTGACGTGGGTATGGAACATGCTGGGGCTCTACCCGGTCGTCAGCGTGCCTGCCGGTCTGGGGCCCGGCCACATGCCGATCGGCATGCAGATCATCGCCAATACGCTGGACGATCTCACCGCATTCCAGCTGGCGTCGGCGTACTCGCGGGCAGCATCGCCGCTTTACGTCGGAAATCGGTTGCCGGACTTTCGCAACGAGCAGGTGTAG
- a CDS encoding DUF4142 domain-containing protein, which translates to MHTPIVSVRSMGALCAALLVAPWTLAQELPKGVPGQGGGTDQATISAGEDVTRAGPKAVRTAQPTAGIDVEFVDKAQKAGKAEVQASQLAVQRSNNPSVKRFAQQMVADHSKANEALRQLAAKKGVAVPNDPGVNPDVEALKGKKGREFDVAYLNLAGPDAHEQAVTLFQTEAEKGQDPDLKAFAQRTLPTLRHHLSEAREVSAKVEMGK; encoded by the coding sequence ATGCATACACCAATCGTTTCCGTGCGCAGCATGGGCGCGCTGTGCGCGGCATTGCTTGTCGCGCCGTGGACCCTTGCGCAAGAGTTACCGAAAGGGGTGCCGGGCCAGGGCGGCGGCACGGACCAGGCCACGATTTCCGCCGGTGAAGATGTGACGCGCGCAGGGCCGAAGGCGGTCCGAACAGCGCAGCCCACCGCGGGTATCGACGTGGAGTTCGTGGACAAAGCCCAGAAGGCAGGCAAAGCGGAAGTGCAAGCCAGCCAACTGGCGGTCCAGCGCTCGAACAATCCATCCGTCAAACGGTTTGCACAGCAAATGGTCGCCGACCACAGCAAAGCCAATGAAGCCTTGCGTCAGTTGGCGGCGAAGAAGGGCGTGGCCGTGCCCAACGATCCCGGGGTGAACCCGGACGTCGAGGCGCTCAAAGGCAAGAAGGGGCGAGAGTTCGACGTTGCCTATCTGAACCTTGCCGGGCCCGACGCGCACGAGCAGGCGGTCACACTTTTCCAGACCGAGGCAGAGAAGGGCCAGGACCCGGATCTGAAAGCCTTTGCGCAGCGCACGCTGCCGACCTTGCGACATCATCTGAGCGAAGCGCGTGAAGTCTCCGCCAAGGTCGAGATGGGGAAGTAA
- a CDS encoding BON domain-containing protein translates to MQRRYATRDPERNERQFQGGGQRGQYRRDDDDEAMQRDISAYGQDDEYGSQPSRERGQWRADWSEAGRPRGDESPYARHAGHAPYERHERYGSDRDLRDAADRSRGGGNRDAYGARSGMSGMRGEWGERDAGGSANRKGSYAQRYGNDYGNDYGRDYEDHYFGDFGGDFGGAYGTYGAYGGDYGGGYGGDLGPVYGRDYGRDDMRDYDRDYGSRVRGAGQTYGYAGGRREQGQGRGPGRQSTNPGGYGNQTTDMRHRQGPKGYSRTDERIREDVCERLCMAHELEVKDVSVQVRDGRVELQGSVPQRWMKHAIEDVADQCFGVQDVENRIHTQSQYAQGEPSRGGTGVGTGSSPRASQPTGTVGTAGSNTVSSAAGSTGSSSGMSGASGTSGSVGDGGKHH, encoded by the coding sequence ATGCAACGACGATACGCAACGCGTGATCCTGAACGTAACGAACGGCAATTCCAGGGCGGCGGGCAGCGCGGCCAATACCGTCGCGATGACGACGACGAGGCGATGCAGCGCGACATCTCGGCATACGGTCAGGACGACGAATACGGCTCGCAGCCGTCGCGCGAGCGTGGACAATGGCGGGCCGACTGGAGCGAGGCGGGGCGCCCGCGCGGCGACGAATCGCCTTATGCGCGTCATGCGGGTCATGCGCCTTACGAGCGGCACGAGCGGTACGGTAGTGACCGTGATCTACGTGATGCCGCTGACCGCTCGCGGGGCGGCGGAAACCGCGATGCCTACGGGGCCCGCAGTGGCATGAGCGGGATGCGTGGCGAATGGGGTGAACGCGATGCAGGCGGCTCGGCCAACCGCAAGGGCAGTTACGCGCAGCGGTACGGCAACGATTACGGCAACGACTACGGTCGCGATTACGAGGATCATTACTTCGGCGACTTTGGCGGTGATTTCGGTGGCGCATACGGTACTTACGGCGCTTACGGCGGTGATTACGGGGGTGGCTACGGCGGCGATCTCGGACCGGTATATGGCCGCGACTATGGACGTGACGACATGCGTGACTATGACCGGGACTATGGCAGCCGGGTCCGAGGCGCCGGGCAGACGTACGGCTACGCAGGCGGCCGTCGCGAGCAGGGACAAGGCCGTGGGCCAGGCCGCCAGAGCACGAACCCGGGCGGGTACGGGAACCAGACGACGGACATGCGTCATCGCCAGGGGCCGAAGGGCTACAGCCGCACCGACGAGCGCATTCGGGAGGACGTCTGCGAACGACTTTGCATGGCGCACGAGCTTGAGGTGAAGGACGTGAGCGTACAAGTCAGGGACGGACGTGTCGAATTGCAAGGCAGCGTGCCGCAGCGGTGGATGAAACACGCCATCGAGGACGTTGCCGATCAATGTTTCGGCGTACAGGATGTAGAGAACCGCATTCATACGCAGTCGCAGTACGCGCAGGGCGAGCCTTCGCGTGGCGGCACCGGCGTCGGCACGGGATCGTCACCGCGCGCATCGCAACCGACCGGCACCGTGGGCACCGCAGGTTCGAACACGGTCTCCAGCGCCGCAGGCTCGACCGGGTCATCGTCAGGGATGTCGGGCGCATCGGGCACATCGGGTTCTGTCGGCGATGGCGGTAAGCATCACTGA
- a CDS encoding helix-turn-helix domain-containing protein — protein MSTRSDVLQHGRHGHHGCDRSPILLVGADAVTRIAPQVLGALRKHDWPGNVRELRNFVQRARILSRTAVIDALPAPIFDALAQFPVRDDRMTIALDAPLAELDRQVILSALAQCGGVKARAARQLGISLKTLYARLAQMSRTSKTSTHRTG, from the coding sequence ATGTCTACCCGTTCGGACGTGTTGCAACATGGGCGCCACGGGCACCACGGATGCGACCGGTCGCCCATTTTGCTGGTTGGTGCGGACGCTGTAACGCGCATCGCGCCGCAGGTGCTCGGTGCACTGCGCAAACATGATTGGCCAGGCAACGTTCGCGAGTTGCGCAACTTCGTGCAGCGCGCGCGAATCCTCAGTCGCACCGCCGTCATCGACGCGCTGCCCGCGCCGATCTTCGACGCCCTTGCGCAATTTCCGGTGCGCGACGACCGGATGACCATCGCACTGGATGCGCCGCTCGCCGAGCTCGATCGCCAGGTCATCCTGAGCGCGCTGGCGCAGTGTGGCGGCGTCAAGGCACGTGCCGCGCGCCAGCTCGGCATCAGTCTGAAAACACTGTATGCCCGACTGGCGCAAATGTCGCGGACATCGAAAACGTCGACGCACAGAACCGGGTAG
- a CDS encoding VOC family protein codes for MTQLVTCVWFNGDARQAAEFYAATFPDSHVQARHVSPIPGVGAGEELTVEFTVLGQPFVGLNGGPEFQPNEAVSFMVVTKDQEETDRYWNAILGNGGKESACGWCKDRWGFSWQITPKRLLDLMADPDVARARRVMEAMMTMRKIDIAALDRAAAG; via the coding sequence ATGACCCAGCTAGTCACCTGCGTCTGGTTCAACGGCGACGCCCGCCAGGCCGCCGAGTTCTATGCAGCAACCTTCCCCGACAGTCATGTTCAGGCCCGCCACGTCTCGCCGATTCCGGGCGTGGGTGCGGGCGAGGAACTGACGGTCGAGTTCACGGTGCTCGGTCAACCGTTCGTGGGACTTAACGGCGGTCCCGAATTTCAGCCCAACGAAGCCGTGAGCTTTATGGTGGTGACGAAGGATCAGGAAGAAACGGACCGCTACTGGAACGCGATTCTCGGCAACGGCGGCAAAGAATCCGCCTGCGGCTGGTGCAAGGACCGGTGGGGCTTTTCCTGGCAGATCACGCCGAAGCGCTTGCTCGACCTCATGGCCGACCCCGACGTCGCCCGAGCGCGTCGCGTCATGGAAGCCATGATGACGATGCGCAAGATCGACATCGCCGCGCTGGATCGCGCCGCGGCCGGTTAA
- a CDS encoding FRG domain-containing protein yields MDTTVVESWKDFMELSSRFEGWAFRGQQDARWHLQSSLSRYLHAYVSDKDQWRSREARAIRIFRRKAHNHVPWPKLLHDDLRCLGLMQHHGAPTRLLDFTKSPFVAAFFALERATSDSAIFALNTPALYDDRARPRHAPWLTRDTIDPRVKGNMEKYFLGNDNEVVWFGEPEEMDGRLIAQSGTFVVPGVIDRPMHRILDGYESDEPLLRKIVLPVALRADAMKWLYRMNVTNASLFPDLDGLARSIAVEIEMVWPTQTLG; encoded by the coding sequence ATGGACACCACCGTCGTCGAGAGCTGGAAGGATTTCATGGAATTGTCCTCTCGCTTCGAAGGTTGGGCCTTTCGCGGGCAGCAGGATGCCCGTTGGCATCTCCAAAGCTCCCTGTCGCGCTACCTTCACGCCTACGTGTCCGACAAGGACCAGTGGCGCAGCCGCGAAGCGCGCGCGATCCGCATTTTTCGGCGCAAGGCTCACAACCACGTGCCCTGGCCCAAATTGCTGCATGACGACCTGCGTTGTCTCGGACTGATGCAGCACCACGGCGCCCCGACACGGTTGCTCGACTTCACGAAGTCGCCTTTCGTCGCCGCGTTCTTCGCTCTGGAACGCGCCACGTCCGACTCCGCCATCTTCGCGCTCAACACCCCGGCGCTCTACGACGACCGCGCGCGGCCGCGTCATGCCCCATGGCTCACGCGCGATACGATCGATCCGCGGGTCAAGGGAAATATGGAAAAGTACTTCCTCGGCAACGACAACGAGGTGGTGTGGTTTGGCGAGCCCGAAGAAATGGACGGTCGCCTGATCGCACAATCGGGGACGTTCGTTGTGCCCGGCGTTATCGACCGGCCAATGCATCGGATTCTCGACGGCTACGAGAGCGATGAACCGTTGCTGCGCAAAATCGTCCTGCCGGTCGCGCTGCGCGCCGATGCCATGAAATGGCTTTACCGGATGAACGTCACGAATGCTTCGCTGTTCCCCGATCTCGACGGACTGGCGCGCTCGATTGCCGTGGAAATCGAAATGGTCTGGCCGACGCAGACGCTGGGCTGA
- a CDS encoding DUF2938 domain-containing protein, giving the protein MGALGLVAHILAIGVLATVAMDVWAVLLRRVFGIVPLDFAMVGRWLGHMPAGRFTHAGIGRATPVRGERALGWFAHYAIGVAFAAGWVGLAGPAWLASPTLLPALAFGVVTVVMPFFVMQPALGAGVAASRTPNPTQARLRSLMTHSVFGVGLYAGAWLVRALVMSTNG; this is encoded by the coding sequence ATGGGAGCGCTCGGTCTTGTGGCACACATTCTGGCCATCGGCGTATTGGCCACCGTTGCGATGGACGTCTGGGCCGTCCTGCTGCGCCGTGTCTTCGGCATCGTGCCGCTCGACTTCGCCATGGTCGGACGCTGGCTCGGGCACATGCCTGCCGGGCGCTTCACTCACGCTGGCATCGGGCGCGCAACCCCGGTGCGCGGCGAGCGCGCCCTTGGATGGTTCGCCCACTACGCGATCGGGGTGGCCTTCGCCGCCGGTTGGGTCGGACTCGCCGGTCCGGCGTGGCTGGCATCGCCGACACTTCTGCCGGCGCTCGCCTTCGGTGTCGTCACCGTCGTGATGCCGTTCTTCGTCATGCAGCCCGCCCTCGGCGCAGGCGTTGCCGCGTCAAGAACGCCGAATCCGACACAGGCAAGACTGCGCAGTCTGATGACGCACAGCGTGTTCGGTGTCGGCCTGTACGCCGGCGCGTGGCTCGTACGCGCTCTCGTCATGTCGACAAACGGATAA